A genomic window from Thalassoroseus pseudoceratinae includes:
- a CDS encoding PIG-L deacetylase family protein, with the protein MASLSTPPRVMAIHAHPDDIEFQCAGTLALLKDAGCEIVMITMTPGDGGSAEMGNEEIAAVRRQEAIESAKLLGAECDCLEFRDLSIVHDNDSRRRVSEALRRHRPDIVFTAPPIDYMSDHEVTSHLVRDACFSASVPNYATKQWDPAPITERIPYLYYVDPLEGIDYFGRDIPPQFVVDISTKFELRQKMLACHDSQRAWLRAQHGVDEYMTSSETWAKKRGSLINVAHGEAFRQHLGHPYPHDNILLELLGENLVKAL; encoded by the coding sequence ATGGCCAGTTTGAGTACTCCCCCACGTGTGATGGCAATTCACGCTCATCCGGATGACATCGAGTTCCAATGCGCGGGGACGTTGGCACTTCTGAAAGATGCCGGCTGCGAAATTGTGATGATTACCATGACGCCCGGCGATGGCGGCAGTGCGGAAATGGGCAACGAAGAAATCGCCGCCGTCCGTCGGCAAGAAGCGATCGAGTCCGCCAAACTCCTGGGCGCTGAGTGCGACTGTTTAGAGTTCCGCGATCTCTCAATCGTGCATGACAACGACAGCCGCCGCCGGGTCTCCGAAGCGTTGCGACGACACCGACCGGACATCGTCTTCACCGCGCCGCCGATCGACTACATGAGTGACCACGAAGTCACAAGCCATCTCGTCCGTGACGCGTGTTTCTCGGCTTCGGTCCCCAATTACGCGACCAAGCAATGGGATCCGGCACCGATCACAGAACGGATTCCTTACCTGTACTACGTCGATCCGCTCGAAGGAATCGACTACTTCGGACGGGATATTCCGCCGCAGTTCGTCGTCGACATTTCGACAAAATTCGAACTCCGCCAAAAGATGCTCGCCTGTCACGACAGTCAACGAGCTTGGCTGCGAGCCCAACATGGTGTCGATGAGTACATGACCAGCAGCGAAACCTGGGCGAAGAAACGCGGCAGCCTCATCAATGTGGCTCATGGGGAGGCCTTTCGGCAACACCTTGGGCATCCGTATCCGCACGACAACATCTTGTTGGAACTGCTAGGCGAGAACCTTGTGAAGGCACTTTAG
- a CDS encoding C39 family peptidase, whose translation MSKAFRTSRLSRRDYLRGGVLGFFGWLLSPVPAHAESARHARSIDDGRLMVLRNFPILKQPDPISCGPTCCSMLLQYYGIHANIEDVKQTAGTRLLKFGKDEIGFTWPSRVKKALYEHGLESEMKRRATLSDVVDLINRNRPPIMLVRSSARTWHYVVAIGRRGNTRFRVADPLGREYWLRAETLDQAWSFDGDLRGQRIEGAECQICSGKGRIALAKCLFCSGDGHLPDIRRKVVESNLIERVAARTLILPSYSATPS comes from the coding sequence ATGTCCAAAGCATTTCGAACATCCCGACTTTCTCGCCGAGATTATCTCCGCGGTGGTGTCCTCGGTTTTTTCGGCTGGCTGCTCAGCCCGGTTCCCGCCCATGCCGAATCTGCCCGTCACGCTCGTTCGATCGACGATGGTCGCCTAATGGTGCTGCGGAATTTTCCGATCCTCAAGCAGCCCGATCCGATTAGCTGCGGCCCCACATGCTGTTCGATGCTGCTGCAATACTACGGAATTCACGCCAACATCGAAGACGTGAAACAAACCGCTGGCACACGACTGCTCAAATTCGGCAAAGATGAAATCGGATTCACATGGCCCAGTCGCGTGAAAAAAGCGTTGTATGAACATGGCCTCGAATCCGAGATGAAACGTCGTGCGACGCTTTCGGACGTCGTCGATCTCATCAACCGCAACCGTCCACCGATTATGCTGGTTCGCAGTTCCGCTCGGACTTGGCATTACGTCGTGGCGATCGGCCGTCGTGGTAATACACGGTTCCGCGTCGCTGACCCGTTGGGACGTGAATATTGGCTGCGGGCTGAAACCCTGGATCAGGCATGGTCTTTTGACGGGGACCTTCGAGGCCAGAGAATCGAAGGAGCCGAGTGCCAAATCTGTAGCGGCAAAGGTCGAATCGCACTGGCGAAGTGCCTGTTCTGTTCCGGTGATGGCCACCTGCCTGACATCCGACGGAAAGTTGTGGAATCCAACCTCATCGAACGAGTTGCGGCAAGAACGCTCATTCTTCCGTCATACTCGGCGACCCCATCGTAG
- a CDS encoding sugar kinase, whose amino-acid sequence MKKPQNVVVFGELLMRLDASHSNRFVQAENYQASFTGGEANVAVALAQWGIVSSIVSRVPSHSIGQACVNHFRRYGVRTESVLRGGDRLGLFFVESPVPPRSGQVIYDRDATAFRTLQPGDIDWDLTLADADWFHFTGTAPANGENVREVLAEGIQTARKRGVTISFDCGYRSQLWTIEEAAKVLPRFMEMSDVFIGSEHDARTFFDVHSQGTESLRDLSEKYTLKTVAYTDRNISSLGMHRYQATIHENGKTATSRIHEVTPLDRIGTGDAFTAGLVLGQLQERSLQSTVEFATAAAALTHSIHGDFALLSIDEIEGLANGDSIGRIRR is encoded by the coding sequence ATGAAGAAGCCACAGAATGTGGTTGTGTTTGGCGAACTGCTCATGCGTTTGGACGCTTCGCATTCCAACCGCTTTGTGCAAGCCGAAAACTATCAAGCCTCGTTTACCGGTGGCGAGGCAAATGTCGCTGTGGCACTTGCACAATGGGGCATCGTTAGCAGTATTGTCTCACGCGTGCCATCACACTCCATTGGCCAAGCCTGCGTGAATCATTTTCGCCGTTACGGCGTGCGAACAGAGTCCGTCCTTCGCGGTGGCGACCGTCTGGGTTTGTTCTTCGTGGAATCTCCCGTACCGCCACGAAGCGGCCAGGTCATCTACGATCGAGACGCGACCGCATTCCGCACACTTCAACCGGGAGATATCGATTGGGACTTGACTCTCGCCGATGCCGATTGGTTCCACTTCACCGGCACAGCCCCTGCAAACGGCGAGAACGTTCGCGAGGTACTGGCAGAGGGAATCCAAACCGCGCGGAAACGGGGCGTTACGATTAGTTTCGATTGCGGGTACCGCAGCCAACTTTGGACCATCGAAGAAGCTGCCAAAGTTCTCCCACGCTTCATGGAGATGAGCGATGTCTTCATTGGTAGCGAACACGACGCGCGAACCTTCTTTGATGTCCATTCGCAGGGAACAGAGAGTCTGCGTGACCTTAGCGAGAAATACACACTCAAAACGGTCGCATATACCGATCGGAACATCTCCTCGTTAGGTATGCACCGGTATCAAGCCACCATTCATGAGAATGGCAAGACGGCTACCAGTCGCATCCACGAGGTCACGCCTCTAGACCGCATCGGCACGGGAGACGCATTCACCGCCGGACTCGTTCTCGGTCAACTTCAAGAACGGTCCCTGCAAAGTACCGTTGAGTTCGCAACGGCTGCGGCAGCGCTCACACACTCAATACACGGTGACTTTGCCTTGCTTTCAATTGATGAGATTGAAGGCTTGGCAAACGGCGACTCGATCGGACGCATCCGGCGTTGA
- a CDS encoding L-lactate permease has product MSPGLLAALALLPILSVVLFLVILRWPASRAMPICYITAAFLAFFVWQIPLDQVAAASLRGLVIAGELLYIILGAILLLNTLEQSGALNTIRETFRNISPDRRIQVIIIAWLFGSFIEGSAGFGTPAAVAVPLLVGLGFPPMAAVVSGLIIQSTPVSFGAVGTPILVGVNTGLSGDATIEAFAIEAGRSWPEFIASIGFRVAIIHTIIGTLIPLALVAMLTRFFGKNRSWAEGLQVWRFAVFAAFAMTLPYLAVAYLLGPEFPSLIGGLCGLAIVIPAANRRWLLPAGDLWDFEPPSDWDASWTGLDVSNRKPTPRIITTWLAWTPYLLVALLLVVTRIKSLPLLNWIRSFQIPVKEILGTSISKTIEPLYLPGTIFILVSMITFVLHRMAWRDYQHAWGQSLKTLARASVALLFTVPMVQVFINTSGSQAGYAEMPIALANGVENITGAAWPLFSPLIGGIGAAVAGSNTISNMMFSLFQFEVGLRIQVDPVWIVALQAVGGAAGNTICVHNVVAASAVVGLMGQEGTIIRKTAVVFTYYVGLAGSLGYGIVWWNNRGPWNFGSIAFLTLAIAIIVWIRQKLKHTSNRASDTFDN; this is encoded by the coding sequence ATGTCACCAGGCCTGCTCGCCGCCCTCGCATTACTACCAATTCTTAGCGTTGTGCTGTTCCTAGTCATCCTGCGATGGCCTGCCAGCCGTGCCATGCCAATTTGCTACATCACAGCAGCTTTCCTGGCATTCTTCGTTTGGCAGATCCCCCTCGACCAAGTCGCCGCTGCTAGTCTGCGGGGGCTAGTGATTGCCGGCGAGCTGCTCTACATCATTCTCGGTGCAATTCTACTGTTGAACACGCTAGAGCAGAGCGGAGCACTCAACACCATCCGTGAGACTTTCCGGAATATTAGTCCTGATCGACGAATTCAAGTCATCATCATTGCTTGGCTATTTGGCTCGTTCATCGAAGGTTCTGCCGGATTCGGAACACCCGCAGCAGTCGCTGTCCCCCTGCTAGTCGGACTTGGATTTCCACCGATGGCCGCAGTTGTCTCTGGGCTGATCATTCAAAGCACGCCCGTCTCGTTCGGAGCCGTTGGCACCCCGATTCTCGTTGGCGTCAACACTGGATTATCCGGTGACGCAACGATCGAGGCATTCGCAATAGAGGCGGGTCGTTCCTGGCCGGAATTCATTGCATCAATCGGTTTTCGGGTTGCGATCATTCACACAATTATCGGAACACTCATTCCACTGGCTCTAGTCGCCATGTTGACGCGATTTTTCGGAAAAAACCGGTCATGGGCAGAAGGCTTGCAAGTTTGGCGATTCGCCGTCTTTGCCGCGTTCGCAATGACGCTTCCTTACCTCGCCGTCGCCTACTTGCTAGGGCCCGAATTCCCTTCGCTCATTGGTGGACTATGTGGCCTAGCGATTGTCATCCCCGCTGCAAACCGACGCTGGTTGCTGCCAGCCGGCGACCTCTGGGACTTCGAGCCGCCCAGCGATTGGGACGCGAGTTGGACCGGGTTGGATGTTAGCAACCGAAAACCGACACCAAGAATTATTACAACGTGGTTAGCATGGACACCCTATCTACTCGTCGCCCTACTACTAGTCGTGACGCGAATCAAATCTCTCCCACTTCTCAATTGGATTCGTTCGTTCCAGATTCCGGTCAAGGAGATACTAGGAACATCAATCTCGAAAACGATTGAGCCCCTCTACCTTCCAGGGACCATCTTCATACTTGTTTCCATGATCACCTTCGTACTGCATCGCATGGCCTGGCGAGATTATCAACATGCTTGGGGACAATCACTTAAGACGCTTGCAAGAGCATCTGTCGCGCTGCTATTCACCGTGCCGATGGTGCAGGTTTTCATCAACACTAGTGGCAGCCAAGCCGGCTACGCGGAGATGCCCATCGCACTCGCCAACGGTGTGGAAAACATCACCGGAGCCGCATGGCCCCTGTTCTCGCCACTGATTGGAGGCATCGGAGCGGCTGTCGCTGGCAGCAATACGATCAGCAACATGATGTTCTCCCTCTTTCAGTTCGAAGTTGGGCTGCGGATTCAGGTCGATCCCGTATGGATTGTCGCGTTGCAAGCCGTCGGCGGCGCTGCGGGGAATACGATTTGCGTTCACAATGTTGTTGCCGCATCTGCAGTTGTTGGACTAATGGGGCAAGAAGGAACGATCATTCGCAAGACAGCGGTGGTCTTCACTTACTATGTTGGTCTCGCAGGTTCCCTTGGCTACGGTATTGTCTGGTGGAACAACCGCGGACCTTGGAACTTCGGCTCAATAGCCTTCTTGACTCTGGCGATCGCAATTATCGTCTGGATCCGACAAAAACTGAAGCACACTAGCAACAGAGCGTCCGACACATTCGATAACTAG
- a CDS encoding EscU/YscU/HrcU family type III secretion system export apparatus switch protein has product MADTSQDRTEEPTENRRREARKQGQVAKSSDLTASGLMLAAATAILVFGFEITQSLCEHLAEALANASSAPIDKNNVLALLRNATERLLLTIAPLMMLMLLAAVGLNVMQVGFLYSTEALQPKFSRLNPLSGFRRIYSVQAVAKLGMSVGKLAIVVTVAVFFISTILPSLLQLGHLEWDPNRFELAETGFRETRVAGQLWSGVRDSLVTLAFQMAAALIALGVADWAFQRWKHTQDLRMTKQEIRDEMKQFDGDPHIRQRRREVHRKLAEAREIQQTETADVVITNPTHISVAIKYDPVKMAAPIVVAKGQGEIALKIRQIAAAHSIPIIERKPLARALYHQVKVGREVPIEMYEVFVEILAYVYSLTGRKPEDLAGM; this is encoded by the coding sequence ATGGCTGATACTTCACAGGATCGCACCGAAGAACCCACAGAGAATCGCCGCCGCGAGGCCCGTAAACAGGGGCAAGTTGCGAAAAGTTCGGACTTGACGGCTTCAGGATTGATGCTGGCGGCCGCGACAGCGATCCTAGTTTTTGGTTTTGAGATTACGCAATCACTATGTGAGCATCTTGCGGAGGCGTTAGCCAATGCGTCATCCGCTCCGATTGATAAGAATAACGTTTTGGCGTTACTGCGAAACGCTACCGAGCGGCTTCTGTTGACGATCGCACCGTTAATGATGTTGATGTTGTTAGCGGCGGTCGGTCTGAATGTCATGCAAGTCGGATTCTTATACTCGACTGAGGCATTGCAGCCAAAATTTTCCCGCCTGAATCCCCTGTCGGGGTTTCGTCGGATTTATTCGGTGCAAGCGGTTGCCAAACTGGGGATGAGTGTCGGTAAGCTTGCGATTGTTGTGACAGTGGCAGTGTTCTTTATTTCCACGATCCTTCCTTCACTACTCCAGTTGGGCCACCTCGAATGGGATCCTAATCGCTTTGAACTCGCGGAGACAGGGTTTCGAGAAACGCGAGTTGCGGGGCAATTATGGAGTGGCGTTCGTGATAGCCTCGTCACACTTGCGTTCCAGATGGCCGCAGCTTTGATCGCGCTTGGTGTGGCCGATTGGGCGTTTCAACGTTGGAAGCATACGCAAGATCTGCGGATGACAAAGCAGGAAATTCGTGACGAGATGAAGCAGTTTGATGGTGATCCGCATATTCGACAGAGACGTCGTGAAGTGCACCGAAAGCTGGCTGAAGCTCGCGAGATTCAGCAAACCGAGACTGCTGACGTTGTCATTACCAACCCGACTCACATCTCTGTGGCGATCAAGTATGACCCAGTGAAGATGGCGGCTCCAATTGTGGTCGCGAAAGGGCAAGGAGAAATCGCCCTTAAGATTCGTCAGATCGCGGCGGCACATAGCATTCCGATCATTGAACGGAAGCCATTAGCCCGTGCGTTGTATCACCAAGTCAAAGTCGGGCGGGAAGTTCCCATCGAGATGTATGAGGTGTTTGTTGAGATTCTTGCTTATGTGTATAGTCTCACTGGCCGGAAGCCTGAAGACTTGGCAGGAATGTAG